The Pseudomonas sp. TH06 genome has a window encoding:
- the ubiH gene encoding 2-octaprenyl-6-methoxyphenyl hydroxylase — translation MSRVNLAIIGGGLVGASLALALQAGAKARGWKIVLIEPFAPGDSWQPSYDARSSALSFGSRQIYQRLGVWQEISRRAEPIKQIHVSDRGRFSTARLSAMEEGVPALGYVVENAWLGQCLWQHIDKDVISWRCPAEVTRMEPLPDGYRLTLNDETTLECDLAVLADGGRSRLREQLGINVRKRPYNQSALIANITPSEAHNGMAFERFTDEGPMALLPLPENRCALVWTRLGMDAQRLADLSERDFLSELQGVFGYRLGTLKQVGARHLYPLSLVEAEEQVRSHLAVLGNAAHSLHPIAGQGFNLSLRDADALAAALLTSDKPLGDFATLQAYRERQRLDQDLTVGFSDQVTRLFGSTQPLVSLGRNIGLLGLDLLPPAKRWFARQAMGLGTRPDA, via the coding sequence GCAGGCCGGGGCCAAGGCTCGCGGCTGGAAGATCGTGCTGATCGAACCGTTCGCTCCCGGCGACAGCTGGCAGCCGAGCTACGACGCACGGTCGTCGGCGCTTTCCTTTGGCTCGCGGCAGATCTATCAACGGTTGGGCGTGTGGCAGGAGATCTCCCGCCGCGCCGAACCGATCAAACAGATTCACGTCTCCGACCGTGGCCGCTTCTCCACCGCGCGTTTGTCGGCGATGGAAGAGGGCGTGCCGGCGCTCGGTTACGTGGTGGAAAACGCCTGGCTCGGCCAGTGCCTGTGGCAGCACATCGATAAAGACGTGATCAGTTGGCGTTGCCCGGCGGAAGTCACGCGCATGGAGCCGCTGCCGGATGGCTACCGCCTGACCCTCAACGATGAAACCACACTTGAATGCGACCTCGCGGTGCTCGCCGATGGCGGGCGCTCCCGCCTGCGCGAGCAATTGGGCATCAACGTGCGCAAGCGTCCGTATAACCAGAGTGCGCTGATCGCCAACATCACCCCGAGCGAAGCGCACAACGGCATGGCCTTCGAGCGCTTCACCGACGAAGGTCCGATGGCGCTGCTGCCGCTGCCGGAAAATCGCTGCGCTCTGGTCTGGACGCGTCTGGGCATGGACGCGCAGCGTCTGGCGGACTTGAGCGAGCGTGATTTTCTCAGCGAATTGCAGGGCGTGTTCGGCTATCGTCTCGGCACCTTGAAACAGGTCGGTGCGCGACATTTGTATCCGTTGTCGCTGGTCGAAGCTGAAGAACAAGTGCGCTCGCATCTGGCCGTGCTCGGCAACGCAGCACATAGCCTGCATCCGATTGCCGGGCAGGGTTTCAACTTGTCTCTGCGCGATGCCGACGCCTTGGCTGCCGCTCTGTTGACCAGCGACAAACCGCTCGGCGATTTCGCCACCTTGCAGGCGTATCGCGAGCGTCAGCGTCTCGATCAGGACCTCACCGTCGGCTTCTCCGATCAGGTCACGCGCCTGTTCGGCAGCACGCAGCCGCTGGTCTCGCTGGGTCGCAACATCGGTTTGCTCGGCCTCGATCTGCTGCCACCGGCCAAGCGCTGGTTTGCGCGTCAGGCCATGGGCTTGGGAACACGTCCGGATGCGTAA
- a CDS encoding DUF4442 domain-containing protein: MRNWLMRSFGKARLMRWVMTFYPPYLGASVRVRHISDDFRDIQVSMGLGWYNRNYVGTQFGGSLYSMVDPFFMLMLMENLGSRYIVWDKAADIDFIAPGKGPVFARFTIDDTLLDEVRRQTAGGEKYLPQLQVDIHDGAGNLVARVGKTLYVRLKPQARQA, translated from the coding sequence ATGCGTAACTGGTTGATGCGTTCGTTCGGCAAGGCGCGGCTGATGCGCTGGGTGATGACTTTCTATCCGCCATACCTTGGCGCCAGTGTGCGGGTGCGGCACATCAGTGATGACTTCCGCGACATTCAGGTGTCGATGGGTCTGGGCTGGTACAACCGCAATTACGTCGGTACGCAGTTCGGCGGCAGTCTGTATTCGATGGTCGATCCGTTTTTCATGCTGATGCTCATGGAAAACCTCGGCTCGCGTTACATCGTCTGGGACAAGGCCGCCGATATCGACTTTATTGCACCGGGCAAAGGCCCGGTATTCGCTCGCTTCACCATCGACGACACCTTGCTCGACGAGGTCCGCCGGCAGACTGCCGGTGGCGAGAAATACCTGCCGCAGTTGCAGGTCGACATTCATGACGGCGCCGGCAATCTTGTGGCGCGGGTCGGTAAAACCCTTTACGTGCGGCTCAAGCCGCAAGCGAGACAGGCTTAA
- a CDS encoding 2-octaprenyl-3-methyl-6-methoxy-1,4-benzoquinol hydroxylase, whose amino-acid sequence MRADLLIVGAGMVGSALALALQDSGLEVLLLDGSPLSVKPFDADAAFEPRVSALSAASQRILERLGVWEGIAKRRSSPYTDMHVWDGSGTGQIHFSASSVHADVLGHIVENRVVQDALLDRLHDCDLGMLANARLEQMRRSGDDWLLTLADGRQLRAPLVIAADGANSAVRRLTGVATREWDYLHHAIVTSVRSSKPHQMTAWQRFTDHGPLAFLPLERDGQQDWCSIVWSTTPSEAERLMALDEADFCRELERAFEGRLGEVISADPRLCVPLRQRHAKRYVAEGLALIGDAAHTIHPLAGQGVNLGFLDAAVLAEVLVQAAERGERLADVKVLSRYERRRMPHNLALMAAMEGFERLFQADPLPLRWLRNTGLKLVEQMPEAKALFVREALGLTGDLPALAKA is encoded by the coding sequence ATGCGCGCAGATCTGCTGATTGTCGGAGCCGGAATGGTCGGCAGCGCCCTGGCGCTGGCGTTGCAGGACAGCGGGCTGGAAGTGTTGCTGCTCGATGGCAGCCCGTTGAGCGTCAAACCGTTCGATGCCGATGCGGCGTTTGAACCGCGTGTCAGTGCGCTGTCGGCGGCCAGCCAGCGGATCCTCGAACGCCTTGGCGTCTGGGAAGGCATCGCTAAACGCCGCAGCAGTCCGTACACCGACATGCACGTGTGGGACGGCAGCGGCACCGGGCAGATTCACTTTTCAGCAAGCAGCGTGCACGCCGATGTCCTCGGCCATATCGTCGAGAACCGCGTGGTCCAGGATGCTTTGCTCGACCGCTTGCACGACTGCGATCTGGGCATGCTGGCCAATGCGCGGCTGGAACAGATGCGTCGTTCCGGCGATGACTGGCTGCTGACCCTGGCCGATGGTCGGCAATTGCGTGCGCCGCTGGTGATTGCAGCGGATGGCGCCAATTCGGCCGTACGCCGTCTGACCGGCGTGGCGACCCGCGAATGGGATTATCTGCATCACGCCATCGTCACCAGTGTGCGCAGCAGCAAACCGCACCAGATGACCGCGTGGCAGCGCTTCACCGATCACGGCCCGTTGGCGTTTCTGCCACTGGAGCGTGACGGCCAGCAGGATTGGTGCTCGATCGTCTGGTCAACCACGCCGAGCGAGGCCGAGCGTTTGATGGCGCTGGATGAAGCGGATTTCTGCCGTGAACTGGAGCGCGCCTTCGAGGGGCGTCTCGGCGAAGTGATCAGCGCTGATCCGCGCCTGTGTGTGCCGCTGCGCCAGCGCCACGCCAAGCGTTATGTCGCCGAAGGGCTGGCACTGATCGGCGACGCGGCGCACACCATTCACCCGTTGGCGGGGCAGGGTGTGAACCTCGGTTTCCTTGACGCCGCCGTGCTGGCCGAAGTGCTGGTGCAAGCTGCTGAACGCGGTGAGCGGCTGGCGGATGTGAAGGTGCTGAGCCGCTACGAGCGTCGGCGCATGCCGCACAATCTGGCGCTGATGGCGGCGATGGAAGGGTTTGAGCGGTTGTTCCAGGCTGATCCGTTGCCGCTGCGCTGGTTGCGCAACACTGGTTTGAAACTGGTCGAGCAGATGCCCGAGGCCAAGGCCTTGTTCGTGCGCGAAGCCCTCGGGTTGACGGGTGATCTTCCGGCCTTGGCCAAAGCCTGA
- a CDS encoding extracellular solute-binding protein, with amino-acid sequence MLAPKRLLTALALTLIGSTTAQAADEVVVYSSRIDELIKPVFDAYTAKTGVKIKFITDKEAPLMQRIKAEGENATADLLLTVDAGNLWQAEQMGILQPFTSKTIDTNIPAQYRSSSHAWTGLSLRARTIAYSTDRVKLGELTTYEALADKNWEGRLCLRTAKKVYNQSLTATMIEVHGAEKTEKILKGWVNNLSTDVFSDDVAVLEAINAGQCDVGIVNTYYYGRLHKQKPDLPVKLFWPNQADRGVHVNLSGIGLTKHAPHPEAAKALVEWMTTPEAQKIFADVNQEFPANPAVKPSEEVAAWGQFVADTLPVEVAGKRQAEAIRMMDRAGWN; translated from the coding sequence ATGTTGGCACCCAAGCGTCTTCTGACCGCACTGGCCTTGACCCTGATCGGCAGCACCACGGCCCAGGCCGCTGATGAGGTGGTGGTTTACTCGTCGCGCATCGATGAGCTGATCAAACCGGTGTTCGATGCCTACACCGCCAAGACCGGGGTGAAGATCAAGTTCATCACCGACAAGGAAGCGCCGCTGATGCAGCGCATCAAGGCCGAAGGCGAGAACGCCACCGCCGACCTGCTGCTGACCGTCGATGCCGGCAACCTCTGGCAGGCCGAGCAGATGGGCATCCTCCAGCCGTTCACCTCGAAGACCATCGACACCAACATTCCCGCTCAATACCGCTCGTCGAGCCATGCCTGGACCGGCCTGAGCCTGCGCGCGCGGACCATCGCCTATTCCACTGATCGGGTGAAACTGGGCGAACTGACCACCTACGAAGCGCTGGCCGACAAGAACTGGGAAGGGCGCCTGTGCCTGCGCACGGCGAAGAAGGTCTACAACCAGTCGCTGACCGCGACCATGATCGAAGTCCACGGCGCCGAGAAAACCGAGAAGATCCTCAAGGGCTGGGTCAACAACCTGTCCACCGACGTGTTCTCCGATGACGTCGCGGTGCTCGAAGCGATCAACGCTGGTCAGTGCGACGTCGGCATCGTCAACACTTACTACTACGGCCGTCTGCACAAGCAGAAGCCGGATCTGCCGGTGAAACTGTTCTGGCCCAATCAGGCGGATCGCGGCGTTCACGTCAACCTGTCGGGGATCGGCCTGACCAAACACGCGCCGCACCCGGAGGCCGCCAAAGCCCTGGTCGAGTGGATGACCACGCCTGAGGCGCAAAAGATTTTTGCTGACGTAAACCAGGAATTCCCGGCCAACCCTGCGGTGAAACCTTCGGAAGAAGTGGCAGCGTGGGGCCAGTTCGTGGCGGATACTTTGCCGGTGGAAGTGGCGGGCAAGCGTCAGGCCGAGGCAATCCGCATGATGGATCGGGCGGGCTGGAACTGA